One window of the Candidatus Kaelpia imicola genome contains the following:
- a CDS encoding glycosyltransferase family 4 protein, with translation MKKLNIAQFHWGFPPIIGGVETHLTIILPQMVKLGHCVSLLTGSVEGVEGRYKYQGVDIYRDPLMDLNWLYKRGLSGLEEEINKAFTAFFDESQPDIIHVHNMHYFSSIHIKLIERSSKERGIPLILTAHNVWDELLFLELCHKIDWSHIIAVSHFIKKELIGIGVDDTKITVVHHGIDQDKFKSGVDTTNILEKYPQLKGKKIIFHPARIGLAKGCDTSIKAVNILKDMVSDVMLVLAGSKNIVDWGGTQQKDIAYLVNLIKHFNIEESVLIDMYTLDEVKELYEISDVCLYPSTASEPFGLTMLEAMAMAKPIVVTEMGGMPEIIDDGINGFVVPVRDFEALAAKTYQLLKNVKLKKRFGYTGRQIVEARYTKEKVTQETLSIYKKALNTVN, from the coding sequence ATGAAGAAATTGAATATTGCGCAGTTCCATTGGGGGTTTCCTCCTATTATTGGCGGGGTAGAGACTCATCTTACGATTATTTTACCTCAGATGGTAAAATTAGGTCATTGTGTGAGTCTACTTACGGGTTCGGTCGAAGGGGTTGAAGGAAGATATAAATATCAAGGTGTGGATATTTACCGCGATCCTCTTATGGATTTAAACTGGCTTTATAAGAGAGGTTTAAGCGGACTGGAGGAGGAAATCAATAAAGCTTTTACTGCTTTTTTCGACGAATCGCAGCCGGATATTATTCATGTGCATAATATGCATTATTTCAGTTCGATTCATATAAAGTTAATAGAGCGTTCAAGTAAAGAGAGGGGTATTCCTCTTATTCTCACTGCGCATAACGTTTGGGATGAGCTTCTGTTTTTAGAGCTTTGCCATAAAATTGACTGGTCGCATATAATTGCAGTGAGCCATTTTATTAAAAAAGAGCTTATCGGAATAGGAGTGGATGATACTAAAATTACAGTTGTGCATCATGGGATAGATCAAGATAAGTTCAAATCCGGTGTGGATACGACAAATATATTAGAGAAATATCCGCAATTGAAGGGTAAAAAAATTATATTTCATCCGGCCAGAATCGGTCTAGCTAAGGGGTGTGATACCAGTATCAAGGCAGTCAATATTCTTAAAGATATGGTCTCGGATGTGATGTTGGTTTTGGCTGGTTCAAAGAATATTGTTGACTGGGGAGGAACTCAGCAGAAAGATATTGCTTACCTGGTGAATCTTATCAAGCATTTTAATATTGAAGAGAGTGTTTTGATAGATATGTATACCTTGGATGAAGTAAAAGAGCTGTATGAGATAAGCGATGTCTGCCTTTACCCTTCTACAGCTTCAGAGCCTTTTGGGTTGACTATGCTGGAAGCTATGGCAATGGCAAAGCCGATAGTTGTTACCGAAATGGGTGGTATGCCGGAAATTATTGATGATGGAATAAATGGATTTGTTGTTCCTGTGAGAGATTTTGAGGCTCTGGCTGCAAAAACGTATCAATTGCTGAAAAATGTAAAATTAAAAAAAAGATTTGGCTATACCGGAAGACAGATAGTCGAAGCTCGGTATACAAAAGAGAAGGTAACACAGGAGACGCTTTCAATCTATAAGAAAGCATTAAACACTGTAAACTAG
- the pyk gene encoding pyruvate kinase yields MVRTKIIATLGPASSSETILRKMFTSGLDVARLNFSHATHSDHLEKVKLIRALNKKMKRAIKIMQDLEGYRIRVGKLIEPLQLKRREQFYFTQEDIMGNEKEVPFDYQGSLKLIKIGTLIYVDDGKITLEVKSIEKRRLKVKVLLSGILREHKGVNIPDVKLDFESLTQKDKRDLEIAIIHKFDYLAQSFVRGAHDIKLLKSIVKPRHAQCKIFAKVESREALANIEEIIAEADGIMVARGDLGICIPIYQVPVVQKKIIEMCCLKGKPVIVATQMLESMTEERLPTRAEVSDVANAILDGATHLLLSGETAVGKHPHRVINMMNKVIKYTESYKNRLKDC; encoded by the coding sequence ATGGTAAGAACAAAAATTATTGCTACCTTAGGTCCGGCAAGCAGTTCTGAGACAATATTAAGAAAAATGTTTACCAGCGGTCTTGATGTAGCACGTTTGAATTTTTCCCACGCTACGCACTCCGATCATTTAGAAAAGGTCAAACTTATTCGTGCCCTCAATAAAAAAATGAAGCGGGCGATAAAAATAATGCAGGATTTAGAGGGGTACCGCATACGAGTGGGGAAGTTGATTGAGCCGCTTCAGTTAAAGAGGAGAGAACAGTTTTATTTCACCCAGGAAGATATTATGGGTAATGAGAAAGAGGTACCATTCGATTATCAAGGTTCATTAAAATTAATTAAGATAGGTACTTTAATTTATGTTGATGACGGTAAAATAACACTGGAAGTTAAATCTATTGAAAAAAGACGTCTCAAGGTAAAAGTTCTTCTCTCAGGTATACTTAGGGAGCATAAAGGGGTAAACATTCCTGATGTAAAATTAGATTTTGAGTCACTGACTCAAAAAGACAAGAGGGATCTGGAGATTGCAATAATACATAAGTTTGATTATCTTGCCCAGTCGTTTGTAAGGGGAGCTCACGACATAAAATTACTCAAAAGTATTGTTAAACCAAGGCATGCCCAATGTAAAATATTTGCCAAAGTGGAAAGCAGGGAGGCTCTTGCCAACATAGAAGAGATAATAGCTGAAGCTGACGGTATTATGGTTGCACGCGGCGATTTAGGAATTTGCATTCCTATCTATCAAGTTCCTGTAGTTCAGAAAAAGATTATAGAGATGTGCTGCCTAAAAGGAAAGCCGGTGATTGTAGCTACGCAGATGCTTGAAAGCATGACCGAAGAGCGTCTTCCTACAAGAGCCGAGGTAAGCGATGTTGCAAATGCTATTTTAGATGGAGCGACGCATCTGCTTCTTTCAGGCGAGACAGCCGTAGGTAAACACCCCCATAGGGTGATTAATATGATGAATAAAGTTATCAAATATACAGAGAGTTACAAAAATAGATTGAAAGATTGTTAG
- a CDS encoding alpha/beta hydrolase — translation MKILLGAVLFIIIFLIGIRYIERRDIYFPVREIFTSPEIIGLPYQEIYFQTVDNKRLNSWFIPNDEAKFTVIFCHGNAGNISHRIEKIGLLHKLGLNIFIFDYRGYGKSQGSPCEPGLYKDAVAAYSYLVKERRISEDNIILYGESLGGAIAINLAHRVRVRALITEGTFTSIRDMAKITYPFLPYFIFSSSFNSISKIREVKCLKLIIHSIDDEIVPFYLGERLSDAAKSPKKFLKIRGFHNTAFLDSEEQFVEGIKVFLDDL, via the coding sequence GTGAAAATCCTTTTAGGGGCGGTTCTTTTTATTATCATTTTCTTAATAGGTATCAGATATATTGAAAGACGTGATATATATTTTCCTGTAAGAGAGATTTTTACTTCACCAGAGATAATTGGATTGCCGTATCAAGAGATTTATTTTCAGACAGTTGATAATAAACGATTAAATAGCTGGTTCATCCCTAATGATGAGGCAAAATTCACAGTTATTTTTTGCCATGGCAACGCAGGTAATATCAGCCATAGAATAGAGAAGATAGGGTTATTACATAAATTAGGCCTCAATATATTTATTTTTGATTATCGGGGTTATGGAAAAAGCCAGGGTTCACCTTGTGAGCCAGGTTTATATAAAGATGCAGTCGCTGCCTATAGTTACCTGGTTAAGGAACGTAGAATTTCAGAAGATAATATCATTCTTTATGGAGAGTCTCTCGGCGGAGCCATTGCTATTAATCTGGCACATAGAGTTAGAGTACGGGCGTTGATTACAGAAGGGACATTTACATCAATCAGAGATATGGCCAAAATAACATATCCATTTCTTCCTTATTTTATATTTTCAAGCAGCTTTAATTCTATTTCTAAAATAAGGGAAGTTAAGTGTTTGAAATTAATTATTCATAGCATAGATGATGAGATTGTACCATTTTATTTAGGAGAGAGATTGTCTGATGCTGCGAAATCGCCAAAGAAATTTCTTAAAATAAGAGGTTTTCACAATACAGCTTTTTTAGACTCGGAGGAGCAATTTGTCGAAGGCATAAAAGTTTTTTTAGATGATTTGTGA
- a CDS encoding tetratricopeptide repeat protein: MQKIGFIIFGVILSLFFLEILLYTGGFLITSIKEYKNKKAFLKKADYCVLCLGESTTDRQWPVFLGEILNNQNTGVTFKIVDKGMTAVNTRLIAARLEEYLNIYNPDIVVTMMGINDGTAIVENNRAASKPLFFLKQLKVYKLVDLLLKYIRYTFNFDGQINEEERLKGKIAQYPLSYNTYAELGYYYWRDGRSGDAERMLKKSIELGPKNDMAYAALSSCYLHEGRMEEGETVARKAIEINPMNKTGFVTLGWCLLNQGKHKEAEELLRESVDLPSCGAEAYFALGMCYINQKKYEEASKLFKQAIIDFPNNDRFYSSLADCYYNLGQERLSEEHKKQSYVVRRQTYNPVTYLNYNKLKIILAGKGVYFICVQYPMMNIESLKKMLRPNEGIIFVDNEMLFKNATEEEGYDEYFTDSFAGDFGHCTVKGNKLLAENIAKVILKELF; the protein is encoded by the coding sequence ATGCAAAAAATAGGATTTATTATTTTTGGCGTTATATTGTCTCTATTCTTTCTTGAAATATTATTGTATACAGGAGGATTTTTAATAACATCGATTAAAGAGTATAAGAATAAAAAAGCTTTTTTGAAAAAAGCCGATTATTGTGTTCTCTGCTTAGGAGAGTCTACTACGGATAGGCAATGGCCGGTGTTTCTTGGAGAGATTTTGAATAATCAAAATACTGGCGTAACGTTTAAAATAGTAGATAAAGGAATGACTGCGGTAAACACAAGACTCATTGCAGCTCGTTTAGAAGAATATTTGAATATTTATAACCCCGATATAGTAGTTACAATGATGGGAATAAACGATGGAACTGCGATTGTCGAAAATAATAGAGCTGCTTCAAAGCCTCTATTTTTTCTTAAACAACTTAAAGTATACAAGTTAGTAGATCTGTTATTGAAATATATTAGATATACCTTTAATTTTGATGGGCAGATAAACGAAGAAGAGAGGCTTAAGGGGAAAATTGCTCAATATCCGCTTAGCTACAACACCTATGCCGAATTAGGTTATTATTATTGGAGAGACGGAAGGTCAGGAGATGCAGAAAGAATGCTGAAAAAAAGTATCGAACTTGGTCCTAAAAATGATATGGCATATGCTGCGTTAAGCTCTTGCTATCTGCACGAGGGTAGGATGGAAGAAGGGGAAACTGTAGCTCGAAAAGCAATAGAGATTAATCCTATGAACAAAACAGGCTTTGTGACTTTAGGATGGTGTTTATTAAATCAAGGAAAGCATAAAGAAGCAGAAGAGCTATTAAGAGAGTCTGTTGATCTGCCTTCTTGCGGTGCAGAAGCATATTTTGCGTTGGGGATGTGTTATATTAATCAGAAAAAATATGAAGAGGCGTCAAAATTGTTTAAACAAGCGATTATTGATTTTCCCAATAATGATAGATTTTACAGCTCTTTAGCCGATTGTTATTATAATTTGGGACAGGAGAGACTCTCAGAAGAACATAAAAAACAGTCGTACGTAGTAAGAAGACAGACATATAATCCTGTAACATACTTGAACTATAATAAGTTAAAAATTATTCTTGCCGGGAAAGGTGTGTATTTTATATGCGTACAATATCCTATGATGAATATAGAATCATTAAAAAAGATGCTTAGGCCTAATGAAGGAATTATTTTTGTTGACAATGAGATGCTTTTTAAAAATGCAACAGAAGAAGAAGGATATGATGAATATTTTACAGATAGCTTTGCTGGAGATTTTGGTCATTGTACGGTTAAAGGCAATAAGCTGTTGGCAGAAAATATTGCAAAGGTTATATTAAAGGAATTATTTTAA
- a CDS encoding DUF5674 family protein translates to MKIITRVLSIDDLKQMADTMFGNLVKAVVDVDKESIAVDAELHSDLEALLIKDGSKQKSLWGINFYLEIEGDDFIEFDSMINIRPSQGNVIRGVKDEIVRQKIIEIVGRWIKK, encoded by the coding sequence ATGAAAATAATAACAAGAGTATTATCAATAGATGATCTTAAACAGATGGCCGATACCATGTTTGGAAATTTAGTGAAGGCTGTTGTTGATGTCGATAAAGAATCTATTGCTGTTGATGCTGAACTTCATTCTGATTTAGAAGCATTGCTCATTAAAGATGGTTCAAAACAGAAGAGTCTTTGGGGGATCAATTTTTATCTAGAGATAGAAGGGGATGATTTTATTGAATTTGATTCTATGATTAATATTCGTCCATCTCAGGGCAATGTAATTCGAGGGGTAAAAGATGAAATAGTCCGTCAAAAGATAATTGAAATTGTTGGCAGGTGGATTAAAAAATGA
- the ychF gene encoding redox-regulated ATPase YchF, translating to MKIGIIGLPQAGKKTIFKLLTGYKFSEKDLTVNKVIKGFTQIRDPRFDFLSNLYKPKKQVRAKIDIELLSRVDPDSIRQGDIFENIAEFDAVCHIVRAFKDDSVYHIDGSADPRRDIENINSELVLHDLLFIEKRIERIDEAAKRVKDERALKERELLLKLKDHLERELPLRLFDLTEQELGLISSYPFITLKKMIVVLNISEDNLSDESNIEKLQQDYIDIMQVSAKVESEIAALDSEAEREEFLGALGVKELAVDSLTRLCIKALDLISFFTVGSDEVRQWLLRKGYLAPQAAGLIHSDLEKGFIRAEVMKYDDIYSLGTEAELRQEGKIYLKGKDYIIKDGDIVDIRFNI from the coding sequence ATGAAAATAGGAATCATCGGCTTACCTCAAGCAGGAAAGAAGACTATATTTAAACTATTAACAGGGTATAAATTTTCTGAGAAAGATTTAACAGTCAATAAAGTTATAAAAGGTTTTACTCAGATAAGAGATCCCAGATTTGATTTTCTGTCCAATCTGTATAAACCTAAAAAACAAGTAAGGGCAAAGATTGATATTGAATTACTATCCAGGGTAGATCCAGACTCTATTAGGCAGGGCGATATATTTGAAAATATTGCTGAGTTTGATGCTGTCTGTCATATAGTTAGAGCATTTAAAGACGACTCTGTCTATCATATAGATGGTTCGGCGGATCCAAGACGTGATATTGAGAATATCAATTCTGAGTTAGTGCTGCACGATCTTCTCTTTATTGAAAAAAGAATCGAGCGTATTGATGAAGCTGCAAAGAGAGTTAAAGATGAGAGAGCATTAAAAGAGAGAGAGCTGCTGCTAAAACTTAAAGACCATTTAGAGAGAGAGCTGCCCTTGCGGTTATTTGATTTAACCGAACAAGAATTAGGTCTAATCTCAAGCTATCCGTTTATTACACTGAAAAAGATGATAGTCGTTCTAAATATCTCTGAAGATAATCTTAGCGATGAGTCTAATATCGAGAAACTGCAGCAAGACTATATTGACATTATGCAGGTATCTGCTAAGGTTGAGTCTGAGATTGCCGCTCTGGACTCCGAAGCTGAAAGAGAGGAGTTTTTGGGAGCCCTTGGAGTTAAAGAGCTGGCGGTGGACTCTCTCACCAGGTTATGTATAAAGGCATTAGATTTGATATCATTCTTTACTGTTGGTTCTGATGAGGTCAGGCAGTGGTTATTACGCAAAGGGTATTTAGCGCCTCAAGCAGCAGGTCTGATACATAGCGACCTAGAGAAAGGTTTTATTCGTGCCGAAGTCATGAAATACGATGATATTTATTCTTTAGGCACCGAAGCAGAGCTTAGGCAAGAAGGCAAGATATATCTAAAAGGTAAAGATTATATTATCAAAGACGGTGATATAGTAGATATAAGGTTTAATATCTAG
- the hflC gene encoding protease modulator HflC: MVKIMTKVLISIVVLVIIMFISGVVYTVDETKQVVITQFGRPIAEIVDAGLYFKKPFIQQARYFEKRILEWDGDANQIPTKDKRYIWVDTTARWRINNPLKFLESVGSESLAHARLDDIINSATRDAVTGHLLVETVRNSNTIIDNLIKDEDVTKSKEVIERIELGRRNLENIIFQKAKPTVVQYGIELIDLRIKRVNYVTEVRKKVYDRMIAERKRAAEQYRSEGRGQRAKVEGLMEKELKKIGSEAYREAQKIKGQADAESTKIYAQAYEEDPEFYAFIKTLDTYKNTIDENTIMLLTTESEYYQLLKKSEPKK; the protein is encoded by the coding sequence ATGGTAAAGATAATGACAAAGGTGCTTATCTCGATTGTTGTCTTAGTAATAATAATGTTCATCTCCGGAGTTGTTTATACTGTTGATGAGACTAAACAGGTTGTAATTACCCAGTTTGGCAGACCTATAGCCGAAATAGTAGATGCAGGGCTATATTTTAAAAAACCTTTTATTCAACAGGCACGCTACTTCGAAAAGAGAATCCTGGAATGGGATGGTGACGCCAACCAGATTCCAACTAAAGATAAAAGATATATCTGGGTAGATACAACAGCCCGCTGGAGAATAAATAATCCTTTAAAATTCTTAGAGTCGGTAGGCAGTGAGAGCCTTGCCCATGCAAGACTTGATGATATTATTAACTCCGCCACTAGAGATGCTGTAACAGGCCATCTTCTGGTAGAGACGGTCCGTAACTCCAATACCATCATAGATAACCTCATCAAAGATGAAGATGTGACAAAGAGCAAAGAGGTTATTGAAAGAATAGAGCTTGGCCGTAGAAACCTAGAAAATATAATATTCCAAAAGGCAAAACCTACAGTCGTTCAGTATGGCATTGAACTTATAGACCTGCGCATCAAACGCGTAAACTATGTAACCGAAGTCAGAAAAAAAGTCTATGACAGGATGATCGCAGAGAGAAAGCGTGCCGCCGAACAGTACCGCTCTGAAGGACGAGGCCAACGCGCAAAGGTTGAAGGATTGATGGAAAAAGAACTTAAGAAGATAGGATCTGAAGCCTACCGCGAAGCACAGAAGATCAAAGGTCAGGCTGATGCTGAATCAACAAAGATCTATGCCCAGGCTTACGAAGAAGATCCGGAGTTCTACGCCTTCATTAAGACATTAGACACATATAAGAATACTATAGACGAAAATACCATAATGCTCTTAACAACGGAAAGCGAATATTATCAACTACTCAAAAAATCAGAACCTAAAAAATAG
- the hflK gene encoding FtsH protease activity modulator HflK, whose translation MDFTTPEELFGKAKQDFKNIKRSILPILPIAAGIFLLIMLKGMIYSINPEEVGVVQRFGKYITTTSPGLHFKLPPIIERVQKVKVKRVYKEEFGFRTMQSGVKTRYSQRNYNDESIMLTGDLNILDVRWVVQYQIKDPVKFLFATRDPRKNVQDISEIIIRRLVGDYRVDEILTIKREEINHLAQLQMQELLDNYNSGIQIVTVKLLDVNPPQEVKAAFNEVNEAKQEKERLINQAWEAYNKAVPRAKGEAEKTISKSEGYLLDKVNRAQGDAERFTALLKEYKKAPLVTKKRLYLEAMTDILPKVKEKYIIDSEQSSLLPLFNIRKEGGQ comes from the coding sequence ATGGATTTTACGACTCCAGAAGAGCTTTTTGGTAAAGCCAAGCAGGATTTCAAGAATATCAAAAGGTCGATTCTGCCGATACTGCCCATAGCTGCCGGAATATTTTTGCTGATTATGCTTAAAGGTATGATCTACTCTATTAACCCGGAAGAGGTGGGAGTCGTGCAGCGTTTTGGTAAATATATCACAACTACTTCCCCGGGTCTGCATTTCAAACTTCCTCCTATAATAGAGCGGGTCCAGAAAGTAAAAGTAAAGAGAGTATACAAAGAAGAGTTTGGATTTAGAACGATGCAGTCAGGCGTAAAGACAAGATACTCTCAGAGAAATTATAACGATGAATCTATTATGCTTACGGGTGACCTAAATATTCTGGATGTACGCTGGGTTGTTCAATACCAGATAAAAGACCCGGTAAAATTTCTTTTCGCAACCAGAGACCCAAGAAAAAATGTTCAGGATATCTCTGAGATTATTATCAGGCGTTTAGTCGGAGACTATAGAGTAGATGAGATACTGACTATAAAGAGAGAGGAGATAAACCACCTGGCGCAACTTCAGATGCAGGAGCTATTGGATAATTATAACAGCGGTATACAGATTGTGACCGTAAAACTGCTGGATGTCAACCCTCCTCAAGAAGTAAAAGCGGCTTTTAATGAAGTCAATGAAGCAAAACAGGAGAAAGAGCGTCTTATAAACCAAGCCTGGGAAGCATATAATAAGGCTGTGCCCCGGGCAAAGGGTGAAGCAGAAAAAACAATCAGCAAATCCGAGGGTTATCTTTTAGATAAAGTGAACCGCGCTCAAGGTGATGCTGAACGATTCACCGCGCTGCTTAAAGAATACAAAAAAGCTCCGCTGGTTACTAAAAAGAGGCTGTACCTAGAGGCAATGACGGATATTCTGCCTAAAGTAAAAGAGAAATATATAATTGATTCCGAGCAGTCATCGCTGCTGCCATTGTTTAATATAAGAAAGGAAGGAGGCCAGTAA
- a CDS encoding DEAD/DEAH box helicase, producing MEEFKKLGLSEQTIEVLKRKGFEKPTLIQEKVIPVIFNSNNDVVGQAQTGTGKTAAFGLPIIELLKERAGFVSVLVLTPTRELAIQVAEELNSLKGKRDLSIVPIYGGQSIDLQLKRLKKGVDIVVGTPGRVIDHIKRKTLKIDRVSYFILDEADEMLNMGFIDDVKEIMDKTSSSKRVLLFSATMPNEIMQIAKKYMAGYEVLKTVEGRLTVSQTDQIYFEVSAGDKFEALCRIIDVEEEFYALVFCRTKVNVDMVANKLMERGYDADALHGDMSQSLREKILNKFKRRLVTILVATDVAARGIDVQDLTHVINYSIPQDPESYIHRIGRTGRAGKDGNAITFITSEEYRKLKFIKMKAQTDIRRQRLPKVKDVIERKKNRIKTQLESVVMSGIKDEYLNISRDLLENNNPEDLLAALLEVSFKDELDEKRYVEIGDVAFVDKKGKTRLFVGKGRQDGFNAKKLAKIIRERCNISDNRIQDIQILDGFSFITLPFNEAEKVLAYFKRGKNRSEIFIEKAKKRKKE from the coding sequence ATGGAAGAGTTTAAAAAATTAGGGTTATCAGAGCAGACGATTGAAGTTTTAAAAAGAAAAGGTTTTGAAAAACCTACGCTTATTCAAGAGAAGGTCATTCCTGTTATATTCAACAGCAATAACGATGTAGTTGGGCAGGCTCAGACTGGCACCGGTAAGACCGCTGCTTTTGGTCTGCCTATTATTGAACTGCTTAAAGAGAGGGCGGGTTTTGTTAGTGTTTTGGTCCTTACTCCTACAAGAGAGCTGGCTATTCAGGTTGCTGAAGAATTAAACTCGTTAAAAGGGAAGAGAGATTTAAGCATTGTGCCTATCTATGGAGGTCAATCCATAGATTTGCAGCTCAAGCGTCTTAAGAAAGGTGTAGATATAGTTGTCGGTACTCCCGGCAGGGTTATCGACCATATAAAACGCAAGACCTTAAAGATTGATAGGGTCTCGTATTTTATCTTAGATGAAGCAGATGAGATGTTGAATATGGGATTTATTGATGATGTTAAAGAGATAATGGATAAGACTAGCTCCAGTAAGCGGGTTCTGCTTTTTTCAGCGACGATGCCGAATGAGATAATGCAGATTGCCAAAAAATATATGGCAGGATACGAAGTCTTGAAGACAGTAGAGGGCCGGCTTACAGTTAGTCAGACCGATCAGATCTATTTTGAGGTATCAGCCGGAGATAAGTTTGAGGCGCTATGCAGAATTATAGATGTCGAAGAAGAGTTTTATGCCCTTGTATTTTGCAGGACAAAGGTCAATGTAGATATGGTTGCCAACAAGTTGATGGAGCGCGGATATGATGCAGATGCTCTGCATGGAGATATGTCTCAATCATTGCGGGAGAAGATCCTTAATAAGTTCAAAAGACGCCTGGTAACTATCTTAGTGGCGACTGATGTTGCAGCAAGAGGTATAGATGTGCAGGATTTAACCCATGTTATAAACTACTCTATTCCCCAGGACCCCGAATCATATATTCATAGGATTGGCCGTACAGGCAGAGCGGGCAAAGATGGTAATGCTATAACTTTTATTACTTCTGAAGAGTATAGGAAGCTGAAATTTATCAAAATGAAAGCTCAGACCGATATCCGCAGACAGAGACTACCAAAGGTAAAAGATGTTATAGAGAGAAAGAAGAACAGGATTAAAACTCAATTAGAGAGTGTTGTAATGTCGGGTATTAAAGATGAATATCTTAATATCTCTAGAGATTTACTTGAAAATAATAACCCTGAAGATCTTCTTGCAGCTCTCCTTGAGGTCTCTTTTAAAGATGAGTTGGATGAGAAGAGATATGTTGAAATAGGAGATGTTGCTTTTGTTGATAAGAAAGGTAAGACGCGCCTCTTTGTAGGTAAAGGCAGACAGGATGGATTTAATGCCAAAAAACTGGCAAAGATAATAAGAGAGAGATGTAATATTTCAGATAACAGGATACAGGATATACAGATATTAGACGGATTCTCTTTTATTACCCTGCCTTTCAATGAAGCTGAAAAAGTTTTAGCCTATTTTAAGAGAGGTAAGAATAGATCAGAGATATTTATTGAGAAAGCAAAAAAGAGAAAGAAGGAATGA
- a CDS encoding flavodoxin family protein: MGCGNCRKSKECIIKDDHQTVLDKMDKSDIVIFASPTYVSNVTSVAKAFMDRSIRFFEMTKLGPRRLSDRPSKAILITSCGAPFPFSHILGFASGCMRAMKLFFKFMNLKIKTVAAAGMEDFDSKSCSKILKKAYRLGRSI, translated from the coding sequence TTGGGCTGCGGTAATTGCCGTAAGAGTAAAGAGTGTATTATAAAAGATGACCATCAGACGGTTTTAGATAAGATGGATAAATCAGATATAGTAATCTTTGCTTCTCCTACTTACGTTAGCAATGTAACTTCTGTTGCCAAAGCATTCATGGATAGAAGCATCAGGTTCTTTGAGATGACCAAACTTGGGCCTAGACGTCTCTCTGATAGACCAAGTAAGGCAATCTTAATTACAAGCTGCGGAGCTCCGTTTCCTTTTTCTCATATTCTTGGTTTTGCCAGCGGCTGCATGCGGGCCATGAAATTATTTTTTAAGTTTATGAATCTAAAGATCAAAACAGTTGCTGCTGCCGGAATGGAAGATTTTGATTCTAAATCTTGTAGTAAAATATTAAAGAAAGCCTATAGGTTAGGCAGAAGTATTTAG
- a CDS encoding NAD(P)-dependent oxidoreductase, giving the protein MNILITGSTGFIGRHLVDRLAKDNSNNVYCLLRSRKRAQKYLPSNVNLIYQDIRDYDRLKKKIDIPIDIMFHCAGYVSNRDSRKLYEVNILGTENICRLSLELKIKKLVYLSSVAVVSANNEVPLKEELGYKASNPYGESKIEAERIVLNYRDGGLRVGILRPCMVYGEDEPHLLRRLLFLLKYRLYPIIGSGENKFHLVYVESVVDSMIYAAVNEFFTQEPVFIADKEVLSYKEVMNIMADSISASRPFVLPKCLTPLLVNLPILGAKFKLLLRDRWFSIDRLLSTGFKYRYNVRDSLITSCRKPSSKPSFMLFSFKLDN; this is encoded by the coding sequence ATGAATATTCTTATAACAGGTTCAACCGGATTTATTGGCCGGCATTTAGTCGATAGATTGGCTAAGGATAACAGCAATAATGTATATTGCCTATTGCGCAGCAGGAAGAGAGCTCAGAAGTATCTTCCTTCTAATGTCAATTTGATCTATCAGGATATAAGAGATTATGATCGATTGAAGAAGAAGATAGATATACCTATCGATATTATGTTTCATTGTGCAGGTTATGTCTCAAATAGAGATAGCCGGAAACTCTATGAGGTAAATATCTTAGGAACTGAAAATATTTGCAGGTTATCATTAGAGCTTAAAATAAAAAAACTGGTCTATCTAAGCTCTGTTGCTGTTGTTAGCGCTAATAACGAAGTACCTCTTAAAGAGGAGCTGGGCTATAAAGCATCAAATCCATATGGAGAGTCCAAGATTGAGGCAGAAAGAATAGTCTTAAATTATAGAGATGGGGGTTTGAGAGTTGGAATACTTAGGCCTTGCATGGTCTACGGAGAAGATGAGCCGCATCTCTTAAGAAGATTGCTCTTCTTACTTAAATACCGTCTCTATCCTATTATAGGCAGTGGAGAGAATAAGTTTCATCTTGTCTATGTAGAGAGCGTTGTTGACTCTATGATTTACGCAGCAGTTAATGAATTTTTTACTCAAGAGCCGGTCTTTATAGCCGATAAAGAAGTCTTGAGTTATAAAGAGGTTATGAATATTATGGCTGATTCAATAAGCGCGTCTCGTCCTTTTGTTTTGCCTAAGTGTTTGACTCCTCTATTAGTCAATCTTCCTATCTTGGGTGCTAAGTTTAAGCTGCTCTTGCGGGATAGATGGTTCAGTATCGATAGACTTCTCTCGACAGGTTTTAAATATAGATATAACGTAAGAGATAGTCTTATCACCTCATGCAGGAAGCCGTCCTCTAAACCCTCTTTTATGCTGTTTTCCTTTAAACTTGACAACTGA